A single genomic interval of Oreochromis aureus strain Israel breed Guangdong linkage group 12, ZZ_aureus, whole genome shotgun sequence harbors:
- the frmd3 gene encoding FERM domain-containing protein 3: protein MKMLRFRSPSLRSLDQEILCTIRLLDDSEISCSIQRDTRGQFLLDHVCNHYNLLEKDYFGIRYVDPEKQRHWLEPNKPIVRQMKSAQQPYTMCFRVKFYPHEPMKIKEELTRYLLYLQLKRDIYHGRLLCPFAEAAYLGACIIQAELGDYDPEEHPSDYIRDFKLFPKQSLKLERKIMEIHKNELRGQCAALAELNMLQRAHSLETYGVDPHPCKDFTGSTAFLGFTATGFVVFQGNKRIHLLKWADVSKLKFEGKTFYVIGIQKEKKLVLTFHTSTPAACKHLWKCGVENQAFYKCAKSSQIKTVSSSNIFFKGSRFRYSGRVAKEVIEASSKIQREPPEVRRAQFGQSRSFNSLSHKNLIMNMEPLVPALPSTNEYEETAVDSGVAPVKDSVPLSPLKSLAGSADAEQQSTEAGNSASGNDLQPRVSMETSSLRPQTPKAEHELEEDDEASGALTISELTYSPCASMLPTPVDDSQGGVDLLFSSPVQSPARLLRELHADPDIQAQLEAERERDRAYERTRLAARSRMSGVLTSSLRLLSSNDRVNACVLSVARFVAVVMGVLLVTVPTLLLLLESDIDVSFLHEIRQTPEFEQFHYEYYCPLRRWILCKISMAMENLWSD, encoded by the exons AGAGACACCAGAGGCCAGTTCCTGTTGGACCATGTGTGCAATCACTACAACCTGCTTGAGAAAGACTACTTTGGTATTCGATATGTAGATCCCGAGAAACAAAGG cACTGGCTGGAGCCCAATAAACCCATAGTGAGGCAGATGAAGT CAGCTCAGCAGCCGTACACGATGTGCTTCCGGGTCAAGTTTTACCCGCATGAGCCAATGAAAATCAAGGAAGAGCTCACCAG GTATCTCCTGTACCTTCAGTTGAAGAGAGACATCTACCATGGTCGTCTACTGTGTCCTTTTGCTGAAGCTGCATATCTGGGAGCCTGCATCATACAGG CTGAGCTTGGGGACTATGACCCAGAGGAGCACCCATCAGACTACATCAGAGACTTCAAGCTGTTCCCTAAACAATCCCTCAAACTGGAGAGGAAGATTATGGAAATTCACAAGAATGAGCTCAG aGGCCAGTGTGCTGCACTAGCAGAGCTGAACATGCTCCAAAGGGCTCACAGTCTTGAAACATATGGAGTCGACCCTCACCCATGCAAG gacttTACGGGCTCTACTGCCTTTCTTGGGTTCACAGCCACAGGTTTTGTGGTCTTCCAGGGAAACAAGAGGATTCACCTCCTCAAATG gGCTGACGTTAGCAAGCTGAAGTTTGAAGGAAAAACCTTTTACGTCATTGGCATTCAGAAAGAG AAGAAGCTGGTGTTGACATTTCACACCTCGACCCCTGCAGCGTGTAAGCACTTATGGAAGTGCGGGGTGGAGAACCAGGCCTTTTACAA GTGTGCAAAGTCAAGTCAGATAAAAACAGTTTCCAGCAGTAATATCTTCTTCAAAGGCAGCAGGTTCAGATACAG TGGCAGAGTAGCCAAGGAAGTGATAGAAGCCAGCTCCAAAATTCAGAGAGAGCCACCAGAAGTGCGCAG AGCTCAGTTTGGTCAGAGTCGAAGTTTTAACTCTCTGAGCCATAAAAATCTCATCATGAACATGGAACCTTTGGTACCTGCACTGCCCTCCACTAACGAATACGAAGAGACGGCCGTGGACAGCG GTGTTGCTCCCGTGAAGGACTCGGTTCCCCTGTCTCCCCTCAAATCTTTAGCTGGGTCTGCAGATGCAGAGCAGCAAAGTACTGAAGCAGGAAACTCTGCTTCAGGCAATGACTTGCAGCCTCGTGTTTCCATGGAAACCTCAAGTCTCCGACCTCAAACACCCAAAGCTGAACATGAATTGGAGGAAGACGATGAGGCCAGCGGCGCACTGACCATTTCTGAGCTTACTTACAG tcCCTGTGCCAGCATGCTTCCCACCCCAGTGGACGACAGCCAGGGAGGAGTCGACTTGCTCTTCTCCTCTCCAGTTCAAAGCCCTGCCAGGTTGCTGAGGGAGCTCCATGCTGATCCCGACATCCAGGCCCAGCTGGAGGCCGAGAGGGAGCGAGACAGGGCCTATGAGCGCACCCGCCTGGCTGCGAGAAGTCGAATGAGCGGAGTCCTGACCAGCAGTCTGCGCCTGCTGTCATCCAATGACAGAGTCAATGCTTGCGTGTTGAGCGTGGCCCGCTTTGTCGCTGTGGTAATGGGGGTCCTGCTCGTCACCGTgcccacactgctgctgctgctggagtcaGATATTGATGTGTCCTTCCTCCATGAGATCCGGCAGACACCGGAGTTTGAGCAGTTTCACTACGAGTATTACTGTCCGCTCCGACGCTGGATCCTGTGTAAGATCAGTATGGCCATGGAGAACCTGTGGTCAGACTGA